In the Ruminococcus albus 7 = DSM 20455 genome, one interval contains:
- a CDS encoding recombinase family protein, producing MPKNNDMASNVTMIPALSPAELKQSKYRQIRVAAYCRVSTDSEEQANSYQVQIEYYTNLINSNPEWTLAGIFADEGISGTQTKNRKQFNKMIRKCQQKKIDLVLCKSISRFARNTVDCLEYIRELRLLGIGVIFEKENINTMMMNSEFIISLYGSFAQAESESISKNVSWGIEKSFREGKVKYVLDKTLGYRMGEDGVPYIVEEEAEIVRRIYVMFLDGMSMQGIADQLQSEGIKRRSGSSTWNRANVNFILKNEKYAGDAILQKSYTIDCITHKRVKNNGEKNKYIVHDCHPAIIDRDTYNRVQQELAKRGAIKKRSAKARTELGQYSSKYALTDILICGECGTAYRRVTWTSHGHKRIVWRCISRLDHGSKYCKHSPSISEESLQNAIVKALNAVYSRNGDMLARMEQNILAVIGDNGDMQKQTAKIQKRLEEIEDERDSLVRQITSGAVDEDALDKNFESLNDEEAYLKTQLDDMQTKAKLSDEKKYALMAVGEELRRHDCHLAEYDDVTVRKVIEVIRVLSKNEVQIIFKDGHEMNVAVEK from the coding sequence ATGCCGAAGAATAACGATATGGCTTCCAATGTTACGATGATACCTGCCCTCTCGCCTGCCGAGCTGAAACAGTCCAAATACAGGCAAATTCGTGTGGCTGCCTACTGCCGTGTATCCACCGACAGCGAGGAACAGGCGAACAGCTATCAGGTGCAGATAGAATACTACACGAACCTCATCAACTCCAACCCCGAATGGACGCTTGCAGGCATATTCGCAGACGAGGGCATCAGCGGTACGCAGACCAAGAACCGCAAGCAGTTCAACAAGATGATACGCAAGTGTCAGCAAAAGAAAATCGACCTTGTGCTGTGCAAGTCAATCAGCCGTTTCGCCCGAAATACTGTGGATTGTCTTGAATATATCCGTGAACTGAGACTGCTCGGCATTGGCGTTATTTTTGAGAAAGAGAACATTAACACCATGATGATGAACAGCGAATTTATCATATCGCTGTATGGTTCATTCGCTCAGGCAGAGAGCGAGAGTATCAGCAAAAATGTATCGTGGGGTATCGAGAAATCTTTCCGTGAGGGCAAGGTCAAGTATGTTCTCGACAAGACACTCGGCTACCGCATGGGCGAGGACGGTGTGCCGTATATAGTGGAGGAAGAAGCGGAGATTGTCCGCCGTATCTATGTCATGTTTCTTGACGGTATGAGTATGCAGGGCATCGCAGATCAATTGCAGTCGGAGGGTATCAAACGCCGAAGCGGTTCGTCAACATGGAACAGGGCGAATGTGAATTTCATCCTCAAAAATGAGAAATACGCAGGCGATGCAATCCTCCAAAAAAGCTACACCATCGACTGCATCACCCACAAGCGTGTCAAGAACAACGGCGAGAAAAATAAGTACATCGTTCATGACTGCCACCCTGCCATTATCGACCGTGATACATATAATCGTGTTCAGCAGGAACTTGCGAAGCGTGGAGCGATCAAGAAACGCTCTGCAAAGGCAAGGACGGAATTGGGGCAGTATTCAAGCAAATACGCCCTGACCGATATTCTAATATGCGGAGAGTGCGGAACGGCATACCGAAGGGTAACATGGACTTCACACGGTCACAAGCGTATCGTGTGGCGGTGTATCAGCAGGCTCGATCACGGCAGTAAATACTGCAAACATTCTCCCTCAATCAGCGAAGAAAGCCTGCAAAATGCTATCGTCAAGGCTCTGAACGCTGTCTATTCCCGAAACGGCGATATGCTTGCCCGAATGGAGCAGAATATCCTTGCTGTCATCGGCGACAATGGCGATATGCAGAAACAGACTGCCAAAATACAGAAACGCCTTGAAGAAATAGAGGACGAGAGGGATTCACTTGTCCGTCAGATCACAAGCGGTGCAGTCGATGAAGATGCCCTCGACAAAAACTTTGAGAGCCTGAACGACGAGGAAGCCTACCTGAAAACCCAGCTTGACGATATGCAGACCAAAGCCAAGCTGAGTGATGAGAAGAAATACGCTCTCATGGCTGTCGGTGAGGAGCTGCGCCGTCATGACTGCCACCTTGCCGAATATGACGATGTGACCGTCCGCAAGGTCATTGAGGTTATCAGGGTACTGTCCAAGAACGAGGTGCAGATCATCTTCAAGGATGGGCATGAAATGAATGTGGCGGTAGAGAAGTAA
- a CDS encoding recombinase family protein, whose protein sequence is MAIKKTPYGYIWAEGRIAVDIGEAEIIRRIFDEKANGLSGSKIGAALYDEQIPYFSEDKKKAIDKVYGILRDGRYCGADGYPAIISEDIFGASNIGNSAKKVKVPDTYTVLKKLSYCTVCGTNMVHFSDRTGYKRWRCTRKGCANFKPRIPDDYFVSVVQSIMNDVVGNSDMLETGTPLTVYEPTEEIRQAEKEISQLCAVQPIEYELIKSKTLALAVMKYNACTYSREPYITQELQDLIAGHEPSETIDTELLLQIVSRITVDENKVIAIEFRNGKRIAYKEVNNAEE, encoded by the coding sequence ATGGCAATTAAAAAGACCCCCTACGGCTACATTTGGGCAGAGGGCAGGATCGCTGTTGATATTGGTGAAGCCGAGATAATCCGCCGTATCTTTGACGAAAAGGCAAACGGCTTATCTGGCAGTAAGATCGGTGCAGCACTCTATGATGAACAGATACCCTATTTCTCGGAGGATAAGAAAAAAGCTATCGACAAGGTGTACGGCATTCTCCGTGACGGGCGGTACTGCGGTGCGGACGGCTATCCTGCAATCATTTCGGAGGACATTTTCGGCGCTTCAAATATCGGAAACTCAGCCAAAAAAGTGAAAGTCCCCGATACCTACACGGTGCTGAAAAAGCTGTCCTATTGTACCGTGTGCGGTACGAATATGGTGCATTTCTCCGACAGGACAGGCTACAAACGGTGGCGGTGTACTCGTAAGGGCTGTGCGAACTTTAAGCCGAGGATTCCCGATGATTATTTCGTGTCGGTGGTGCAGAGCATTATGAACGATGTTGTCGGTAATTCCGATATGCTTGAAACAGGTACGCCTCTGACTGTGTATGAGCCTACCGAAGAAATACGGCAGGCAGAAAAGGAAATATCTCAGCTCTGTGCTGTTCAGCCCATTGAATATGAGCTGATAAAGTCGAAAACGCTTGCGCTGGCAGTCATGAAATACAACGCCTGCACATACAGCAGAGAGCCGTATATCACGCAGGAGCTTCAAGACCTGATTGCAGGACATGAGCCTTCCGAAACGATTGATACGGAGCTTTTATTGCAGATCGTAAGCAGAATAACCGTTGATGAAAACAAGGTTATAGCGATAGAGTTCAGAAACGGAAAGCGCATCGCATACAAGGAGGTTAACAATGCCGAAGAATAA
- a CDS encoding recombinase family protein, with amino-acid sequence MKKMTVIPAVSQIRQGRIRVAAYCRVSSNKDDQEHSYETQVRYFTSLYRGSETSELVGVYADEGISGTSMDKRVEFQRLMEDCRAGKIDRIVTKSISRFARNTKDCLKSIRELKELGITIAFEKENIDTARLSDEMMITVMGGLAQEESQSISNNVRWGIQKKMASGTFGHCRVPYGYTKEKKTGKLIIEPDKAEVVRRIFDMYISGMGARKIALTLTDEGIPSPTGKAWNQKTVLNILEQEKYIGDTLWQKTYSKFMGEKFIPNSGQVPQYYIEGSHPAIISKEKFALVRDMRKASTPQKSTKVESPFRKKLICGKCGHTYALIRSKKRDYWQCGYRYDVGNPCNNTVLYADELQTAFTALCDKLHTHNAEIIGKCYAQLTELQRLMEYGTAEGANQLKTIADLKEQKLRLATLYRKRFITTEKYDREVTEIDMQISSLSRSMDRASENKDKTIDDMETLAELFKGYDGTPEARKEILETAVESITISGDTLTFRLPSGLEFTERLDRNGN; translated from the coding sequence ATGAAGAAAATGACAGTGATCCCTGCCGTGTCGCAGATCAGGCAGGGACGTATCAGAGTGGCTGCGTATTGCAGAGTATCGAGCAACAAGGACGATCAGGAGCATTCCTACGAAACACAGGTGCGGTACTTCACGAGCCTGTACAGAGGTTCGGAGACATCGGAGCTTGTCGGTGTGTACGCAGATGAGGGCATTTCGGGGACGAGCATGGATAAGCGTGTGGAGTTTCAAAGGCTCATGGAGGATTGCAGGGCTGGCAAAATCGACCGTATCGTCACGAAGTCTATCAGCCGTTTCGCCCGAAATACTAAGGACTGCCTGAAATCTATCCGAGAGCTGAAAGAGCTGGGCATCACCATAGCATTTGAGAAAGAAAATATCGACACGGCAAGGCTATCGGACGAAATGATGATAACCGTCATGGGCGGTCTGGCGCAGGAGGAATCACAGTCCATATCCAACAACGTCCGCTGGGGCATTCAAAAGAAAATGGCATCGGGTACGTTCGGGCATTGCCGTGTCCCCTACGGTTACACCAAAGAGAAGAAAACAGGCAAGCTCATCATCGAACCCGATAAAGCCGAGGTCGTCCGCAGGATATTCGATATGTATATCAGCGGAATGGGTGCAAGGAAGATCGCTCTTACTCTGACCGATGAGGGCATACCCTCACCCACAGGTAAAGCGTGGAATCAAAAGACGGTGCTGAACATTCTGGAACAGGAGAAGTATATCGGCGATACACTCTGGCAGAAAACCTACTCCAAATTCATGGGTGAGAAGTTCATTCCCAATTCGGGACAGGTGCCGCAGTATTACATCGAGGGCAGCCACCCTGCCATCATTAGCAAGGAGAAATTCGCCCTTGTCAGGGATATGCGGAAAGCGTCCACACCTCAGAAAAGCACTAAGGTCGAATCGCCATTCAGAAAGAAGCTGATTTGCGGAAAATGCGGTCACACATATGCCCTGATACGCTCCAAAAAGCGTGATTATTGGCAATGCGGTTATCGCTACGATGTCGGCAATCCCTGCAATAACACTGTTTTATATGCTGATGAATTGCAGACTGCTTTCACAGCACTGTGCGACAAGCTCCATACCCATAATGCGGAGATCATCGGCAAGTGCTATGCACAGCTCACGGAGCTTCAAAGACTTATGGAATACGGTACGGCAGAGGGAGCAAATCAGCTAAAAACCATTGCCGACCTGAAAGAGCAGAAGCTCAGGCTCGCCACGCTGTACAGAAAACGCTTTATCACCACCGAGAAGTATGACCGTGAGGTCACGGAAATTGATATGCAGATCAGCAGCCTGTCACGCAGTATGGACAGGGCAAGTGAGAACAAGGACAAGACCATTGATGATATGGAAACTCTTGCAGAGCTTTTCAAAGGCTATGACGGCACTCCCGAAGCCCGTAAGGAGATACTTGAAACAGCAGTCGAGAGCATCACCATTTCGGGCGATACGCTGACTTTCAGGCTGCCCAGCGGACTTGAATTTACAGAAAGGTTGGATAGGAATGGCAATTAA
- a CDS encoding DNA primase family protein — protein sequence MNENTNDVSKNGENASATVSPEKKKERELPDWMLDKTTVNELKFCKLFTQKHPMKCIGGRFFDYDGLVDENALGNEVYRMLRLGVWIGLSKKVVQIMDALRLYTYSEPIPPDMNFIHVQNGKLDLQGNFYPNREFCTNRLNICYDPNIRNGAYYPEQFMTFLLELLTPEDVVTLQEYLGYLLIPSTKGQKMMFLIGQGGEGKSRIGIVLREIFRDNMLTGNIHRIETDRFFRYNLKDRLLMIDDDMQMQALSSTGYIKNLVTAETPIDVEAKGKQSEQALLYTRLLCFGNGSPKTLYDKSKGFSRRMIILTTLPPPERRIIDPYIAEKFIAEKEKIFCWMYDGLLRLLANNYRFTISDRARQNVMETMQDNCNITEFLEDTDRVMYGEKLCVSSAALYDSYYRWCDDNALTALKRDTFTSWVKQNSDQFSIKYTNNISVGGKTVRGFRGIAIKYIST from the coding sequence TTGAACGAGAATACAAACGATGTATCGAAGAATGGGGAGAATGCCTCGGCAACCGTTTCACCTGAAAAGAAGAAAGAGCGTGAGCTTCCCGATTGGATGCTGGACAAGACCACCGTTAATGAGCTGAAATTCTGCAAGCTGTTCACGCAGAAGCACCCTATGAAATGCATCGGCGGACGGTTCTTCGATTATGACGGACTTGTGGACGAGAACGCACTCGGCAACGAGGTCTATCGTATGCTCCGTCTGGGTGTGTGGATAGGGCTGTCAAAGAAAGTCGTGCAGATAATGGACGCGCTCAGGCTCTATACATACAGCGAGCCTATACCGCCCGACATGAACTTTATCCATGTTCAGAACGGAAAGCTGGACCTCCAAGGGAACTTCTATCCCAACAGGGAGTTCTGCACCAACCGCCTGAACATCTGCTATGACCCGAATATCCGAAACGGTGCTTATTATCCCGAACAGTTCATGACGTTTCTGTTGGAACTGCTCACACCGGAAGATGTGGTCACTTTGCAGGAATATCTCGGCTATCTGTTGATACCCTCCACGAAAGGGCAAAAGATGATGTTTCTCATAGGTCAGGGCGGCGAGGGAAAGTCTCGCATCGGCATCGTACTCCGTGAGATTTTCAGGGATAATATGCTTACGGGCAATATCCACCGAATCGAGACAGACCGCTTTTTTCGCTACAATCTGAAAGACCGTCTGCTTATGATAGATGACGATATGCAAATGCAGGCGCTGTCCTCAACGGGTTACATCAAGAACCTCGTCACCGCCGAAACGCCCATAGATGTTGAAGCAAAGGGCAAGCAGTCGGAACAGGCGCTCTTGTATACACGGCTTTTGTGCTTCGGCAACGGCAGTCCCAAAACGCTCTATGACAAGAGCAAGGGCTTCTCACGCCGAATGATAATCCTTACCACCCTGCCGCCGCCCGAAAGGCGAATTATTGACCCCTATATCGCCGAGAAATTCATCGCTGAGAAAGAGAAGATTTTCTGCTGGATGTATGACGGACTGCTCCGCCTGCTTGCCAACAATTACCGCTTCACGATATCCGACAGGGCAAGGCAGAACGTCATGGAGACTATGCAGGATAACTGCAATATCACGGAGTTTCTGGAAGATACGGACAGGGTGATGTATGGGGAAAAGCTGTGCGTTTCATCGGCGGCACTATATGACAGTTATTACCGATGGTGTGATGATAATGCTCTGACGGCATTGAAGCGAGACACTTTCACAAGCTGGGTAAAGCAGAACAGCGACCAGTTCAGCATCAAGTACACCAATAACATCTCAGTAGGTGGAAAGACCGTCAGAGGATTCAGAGGTATCGCTATAAAATATATATCGACCTGA
- a CDS encoding CHC2 zinc finger domain-containing protein, which yields MTIFDEVKELVDVPTAARSYGVEVHRGNMALCPFHRERHPSCKLYDDHYYCFGCQAHGDVIKLVQELFGLSSIEAVKQLNSDFALGLDVDKPPDMEKVNRRRREIAERKAEKARAEHMYDVLLRYFTLLDKYKMLYVPTSPDDETDRRFVYALQNIGYAEYMLETFNRFDKEQQEEIKTEVDRIEREYKRCIEEWGECLGNRFT from the coding sequence ATGACAATATTTGATGAAGTAAAAGAGCTTGTGGACGTACCCACCGCCGCCCGCAGTTACGGCGTGGAAGTCCACCGAGGAAACATGGCGCTCTGTCCATTCCACAGGGAGCGTCACCCGTCCTGCAAGCTGTATGATGACCACTATTACTGTTTCGGTTGTCAGGCACACGGCGATGTTATCAAGCTGGTGCAGGAGCTTTTCGGCTTGTCATCTATCGAAGCGGTGAAACAGCTCAACAGCGATTTTGCACTTGGTCTGGACGTGGACAAGCCACCGGATATGGAGAAAGTCAACAGACGGCGCAGGGAGATCGCCGAGCGTAAGGCAGAGAAAGCAAGGGCGGAGCATATGTATGATGTTCTGCTCAGGTATTTTACTTTGCTGGACAAGTACAAAATGCTTTATGTTCCGACTTCTCCCGATGATGAAACGGACAGGCGTTTCGTATACGCTTTGCAGAATATCGGCTATGCGGAGTATATGCTTGAAACGTTCAATCGTTTCGACAAAGAGCAACAGGAAGAAATAAAAACGGAGGTAGACAGGATTGAACGAGAATACAAACGATGTATCGAAGAATGGGGAGAATGCCTCGGCAACCGTTTCACCTGA
- a CDS encoding relaxase/mobilization nuclease domain-containing protein: MYGNVNVDYKPCKSQIQLDRASRYMLGELPEQQQAGVIKTAPHLCWEMNCDRNIYSCDILTTRKLFGKRDNKRTNLAFKMSLSFSPDDNDKLTYEEVFNIAKEFAEKFFDGYQVMFAVHTDKPHKHVHFLLGNCHTVTGKAYRRSQKDLQTMCEFFGEQCMKRGLVHSVRKDYYNDDPDRDKETFAEKQMKAKGKETFKDELREVIRIECADSNNKTLEDVVNALMKHYHVECRVKGNTISYRHPNYTDKNGKLVSVRGSKLGDKYTVKGIKYELTKIWRGQEADRAEALTADSTRTADRTQTANGGLYTGTDDKRSGAYPQGVRTITQGTETGGKTNGNQETGSTFAGTGRNRNESSGNGGGDRSIVSGRTEGRESPSSGNGNAKDVPTFEELFDSYKRRNTKVVRTSDAEPEPARAVRKKRQDRGL; this comes from the coding sequence ATGTACGGAAATGTCAATGTGGACTATAAACCCTGCAAATCGCAGATACAGCTTGACCGGGCTTCACGGTATATGCTGGGTGAGCTGCCCGAACAGCAGCAGGCAGGTGTCATAAAAACTGCGCCGCATTTGTGCTGGGAGATGAACTGCGACCGCAACATTTATTCTTGTGACATTCTCACCACACGAAAGCTGTTCGGCAAGCGTGATAACAAGCGGACGAACCTTGCGTTCAAGATGTCGCTGTCGTTCTCTCCCGATGATAATGACAAGCTGACCTATGAAGAAGTGTTTAACATTGCAAAGGAGTTCGCCGAGAAGTTTTTTGACGGCTATCAGGTCATGTTTGCCGTTCACACCGACAAACCGCACAAGCACGTCCATTTTCTTCTGGGCAACTGCCACACCGTCACAGGCAAGGCATACCGCCGCAGTCAGAAAGATTTGCAGACCATGTGCGAATTTTTCGGGGAGCAGTGCATGAAGCGAGGGCTTGTACACTCTGTCCGTAAGGATTATTATAACGATGATCCCGACCGTGACAAGGAAACCTTTGCCGAGAAGCAGATGAAAGCTAAGGGTAAGGAAACATTCAAAGATGAACTTCGGGAAGTCATTCGTATCGAGTGCGCCGACTCGAACAACAAAACTTTAGAAGATGTGGTCAATGCCCTGATGAAGCATTATCATGTGGAATGCCGTGTCAAGGGCAACACTATATCCTACCGTCACCCGAATTATACCGATAAGAACGGTAAACTTGTCTCGGTCAGGGGCAGTAAGCTGGGTGACAAATATACAGTGAAAGGAATCAAATATGAGCTTACCAAGATTTGGCGAGGGCAAGAAGCCGACAGAGCCGAAGCCCTCACCGCCGACAGTACAAGAACCGCAGACAGAACACAAACAGCAAACGGCGGTCTTTACACGGGAACAGATGATAAAAGAAGCGGAGCGTATCCACAGGGAGTACGAACAATCACACAAGGCACAGAGACAGGGGGTAAGACCAATGGAAACCAAGAAACAGGCAGCACCTTTGCCGGAACTGGACGCAATCGAAACGAGAGTTCGGGAAATGGCGGAGGAGATCGGAGTATCGTCAGTGGACGCACAGAGGGACGAGAGAGTCCTTCTTCTGGTAACGGCAACGCTAAAGATGTGCCAACTTTTGAAGAACTATTCGACAGCTATAAACGCCGAAATACAAAGGTTGTCCGAACATCAGATGCAGAACCTGAGCCTGCAAGAGCAGTACGCAAAAAGCGTCAGGACAGAGGTCTCTGA
- a CDS encoding plasmid mobilization protein codes for MINRKRYHSISLKLTDEELQLWNTKHETSGLSKTDYLMQAIRDSEVRIYSVADDIAPLIHEIRKIGTNLNQLAYYSNIGQDDKVRAEIGAIRITNEAVMKRILAFLDNPKFSIKGVK; via the coding sequence ATGATAAACAGAAAGCGCTATCACTCGATCAGTCTGAAACTGACCGACGAGGAGCTTCAGCTCTGGAATACCAAGCATGAAACAAGCGGACTGAGCAAGACCGACTATCTGATGCAAGCAATCAGGGACAGCGAAGTCAGGATCTACAGCGTGGCAGATGACATCGCACCGCTTATCCACGAGATTCGCAAGATCGGCACGAACCTCAATCAGCTTGCTTACTATTCCAACATCGGGCAGGACGATAAGGTCAGAGCCGAGATCGGGGCTATCCGAATTACCAATGAAGCCGTCATGAAGCGGATTCTTGCATTTCTGGATAATCCGAAGTTCAGCATTAAAGGCGTTAAGTGA
- a CDS encoding ParM/StbA family protein — protein sequence MKHYNDFLIVGIDHGYGNIKTANTVTPTGITKLDAAPTFTKNTLFFEGNYYQIGEGHKEYLADKWQDDDNYIFTLMGIARELNQEGITSAKIYLAVGLPITWVGRQREDFRKYMLQRESVDFKYEDKLYSVRIIGCYVYPQGYAAVVDKLNDMTGLSMIADIGNGTVNIIFVSNKRVINTKTYTEKMGVNQCVKAASNAMMNKLGVTVDETIIQSMIRYGTADIDSEYAEVLRQAISEYAESIFALLRKYEYDPKMMRLYITGGGGKLIKNFGNYDKDRVTIIEDIKASAKGYEYFAVAQLKKEEKK from the coding sequence ATGAAACACTATAACGACTTCCTGATCGTGGGCATCGACCACGGTTACGGCAACATCAAGACCGCCAACACGGTCACGCCCACAGGCATCACCAAGCTCGATGCCGCACCGACCTTTACGAAAAATACTCTTTTCTTTGAAGGGAACTACTATCAGATCGGTGAGGGACACAAGGAGTATCTTGCCGACAAGTGGCAGGACGATGACAACTACATCTTCACGCTTATGGGTATCGCCCGTGAGCTGAACCAAGAGGGCATCACCTCGGCTAAGATTTACCTCGCTGTAGGACTGCCGATCACCTGGGTAGGCAGACAGCGTGAGGATTTCCGCAAGTATATGTTGCAGAGGGAGAGCGTGGACTTCAAATACGAGGACAAGCTCTACTCCGTCCGCATCATCGGTTGCTATGTGTATCCGCAGGGCTACGCTGCCGTGGTGGACAAGCTGAACGATATGACAGGTCTCAGCATGATTGCAGACATCGGCAACGGAACGGTCAACATCATTTTCGTCAGCAACAAGCGTGTCATCAACACCAAAACCTACACCGAGAAAATGGGCGTGAACCAGTGCGTAAAGGCTGCGTCCAATGCTATGATGAACAAGCTGGGCGTGACCGTTGACGAGACCATTATCCAGTCGATGATCCGTTACGGAACTGCCGACATTGACAGCGAGTATGCCGAGGTTCTCAGACAGGCAATTTCCGAATACGCCGAGAGCATTTTTGCTCTGCTCCGCAAGTATGAATATGACCCGAAAATGATGCGCCTTTACATCACGGGCGGCGGAGGAAAGCTCATCAAAAATTTCGGAAACTATGATAAGGATAGAGTAACTATCATCGAGGACATTAAGGCTTCTGCAAAGGGCTATGAATATTTCGCCGTTGCACAGCTTAAAAAGGAGGAGAAGAAATGA
- the tnpC gene encoding IS66 family transposase — MSEPNMTSEIVSLRNENAVLKEELALANQQLAWFRKQIFGRKTEQTSVVMEKEFGVQLSMFGNNEEKSAAKSAETITVPEHKRKKKRTHDEWMNNLPVKEEHHKIDNPVCEICGAEMEELTPEKAYDELIFTPPKYHIRRHIVHKYKCPECGEKPEERDEPCHIIRAPYPHAMIPGSYCSPELLAHIIYEKYAKSVPLHRQEKDFNSKNIPLLKATMSNWVGTAAEKWCLPIVEKMHETLIAGQMIHADETTVQVLHEEGRKPTTTSRMWVYCNGKMNDRSIIIFDYQPTRKGEHASNFLKGFIGYLICDGYDAYNAVEGAKRCGCMTHARRGFIQALPNDQKLHSTSVAAKAVEYFNKIYHEENLLADSSTEYRYKQRLVKVKPLLDEFFAWLENVQVSGKGKLTDAVRYALNERKYLYTFLENGDVPIDNNRAENAIRPFALGRKNWLFSNTANGARSSATLYSIISTAQANGVDAEKYLTELFSQPAGTILLPWREENET, encoded by the coding sequence ATGTCCGAACCAAATATGACATCGGAAATTGTATCGCTCCGTAATGAAAACGCTGTTCTCAAGGAAGAACTAGCACTTGCCAATCAGCAGTTAGCGTGGTTCAGAAAGCAGATATTCGGAAGAAAAACAGAGCAGACATCTGTTGTTATGGAAAAGGAGTTCGGTGTTCAGCTTTCCATGTTCGGAAACAATGAAGAAAAATCCGCAGCTAAATCTGCCGAAACAATTACTGTTCCCGAACACAAGCGCAAGAAAAAACGCACTCACGATGAATGGATGAACAATCTGCCTGTAAAAGAAGAACATCACAAAATTGACAACCCGGTATGCGAAATATGCGGCGCCGAAATGGAAGAACTGACTCCCGAAAAGGCTTACGATGAACTTATATTTACGCCGCCAAAATATCATATCCGCAGGCATATAGTACATAAGTACAAGTGTCCCGAGTGCGGAGAAAAGCCCGAAGAAAGGGACGAACCTTGTCATATCATCCGTGCGCCATATCCTCACGCTATGATCCCGGGAAGCTATTGCTCTCCCGAACTTCTGGCTCATATCATCTACGAAAAATATGCAAAGTCAGTACCTCTGCACCGTCAGGAAAAGGACTTTAATTCCAAAAACATACCTCTGCTCAAAGCGACTATGTCTAATTGGGTAGGCACTGCTGCCGAAAAATGGTGTTTGCCGATTGTGGAGAAAATGCATGAGACGCTTATCGCAGGGCAGATGATCCATGCCGATGAAACGACCGTTCAGGTGCTTCACGAGGAAGGCCGAAAGCCTACCACGACATCAAGAATGTGGGTCTACTGCAACGGCAAAATGAATGACAGGAGCATCATCATTTTCGATTATCAGCCGACACGAAAGGGTGAGCACGCCTCGAATTTCCTGAAAGGATTTATCGGCTATCTTATCTGTGACGGATACGATGCCTACAATGCAGTCGAGGGTGCTAAGCGATGCGGCTGTATGACTCATGCAAGGCGTGGTTTTATTCAGGCTCTTCCGAACGACCAAAAGCTGCACAGCACTTCTGTTGCGGCAAAGGCAGTAGAATATTTCAACAAGATATATCACGAAGAAAATCTGCTTGCCGACAGCTCCACAGAATACAGATATAAACAGCGCCTTGTGAAGGTAAAGCCTTTGCTTGACGAGTTTTTTGCGTGGCTTGAAAATGTTCAGGTCAGTGGTAAGGGCAAGCTGACAGATGCAGTAAGATATGCGTTGAATGAACGGAAATATCTTTACACGTTTCTTGAAAACGGAGACGTGCCTATCGACAACAACAGAGCCGAAAACGCAATAAGACCGTTTGCGTTAGGCCGAAAAAATTGGCTGTTTTCAAATACAGCAAACGGAGCCAGATCAAGTGCAACGCTGTATTCGATCATTTCAACTGCACAGGCGAACGGTGTTGATGCTGAGAAATACCTGACCGAGCTGTTTTCACAGCCTGCGGGGACGATATTATTACCATGGAGGGAAGAAAATGAAACTTAG
- the tnpB gene encoding IS66 family insertion sequence element accessory protein TnpB (TnpB, as the term is used for proteins encoded by IS66 family insertion elements, is considered an accessory protein, since TnpC, encoded by a neighboring gene, is a DDE family transposase.) — protein sequence MLNDLAADAQVYLVTGYTDLRRGIDGLATIVQAQLRLDPFSKALFLFCGRRCDRIKGLLWEGDGFLLLYKRLDNGRFQWPRSETEAVMLTSQQIRWLLEGLKIEQPKAIREGKPGALY from the coding sequence ATGCTGAATGATCTGGCAGCGGACGCACAGGTCTATCTTGTTACGGGATACACCGACCTTCGACGCGGGATAGACGGACTTGCGACTATCGTTCAGGCTCAGCTTCGACTTGACCCGTTCTCGAAAGCATTGTTTTTGTTCTGCGGCAGACGTTGTGACCGCATCAAAGGTCTGCTGTGGGAGGGCGATGGTTTTCTGCTGTTGTACAAGCGCCTTGACAACGGAAGATTCCAGTGGCCGCGCAGTGAGACCGAAGCAGTAATGCTCACATCTCAGCAAATTCGCTGGCTTCTGGAAGGCTTGAAAATAGAGCAGCCGAAGGCTATCCGTGAGGGAAAGCCGGGGGCGCTGTATTAA